One window of Nostoc sp. C052 genomic DNA carries:
- a CDS encoding glucosidase produces MTPEEVRLQEDQERVAYWKRWGPYLSDRQWGTVREDYSRDGSAWDYFPHDHARSRVYRWGEDGIAGISDSRQRLCFAIALWNGNDPILKERLFGLTGTEGNHGEDVKEYYFYLDNTPTHSYMKCLYKYPQQAFPYAQLVEENRRRSKFEPEFELLDTGIFAENRYFDVFVEYAKAAPEDILIQIAIANRSLEASTLHLLPTLWFRNIWAWNPEIEKPFMKVISSDSNFSLIEAENSHLGTRWLYCQGDTELLFTDNETNYERIFGYNNDSPYVKDGINEYVVNGKTAAVNSKRIGTKFASHYKLTINPGETKVVLLRLSDVPTLTDPFGKDFETIFQTRIAEADEFYQGICPFPLSEDERNIQRQAFAGLLWSKQYYNYVVHDWLKGDRQQPPPPSERKTGRNHEWISLFSEDILSMPDKWEYPWFAAWDLAFHLIPLAVIDPNFAKLQLDRLTREWYMQPNGQLPAYEWAFGDVNPPVQAWAALRVYQIEQKSCKKADRAFLEKVFHKLLLNFTWWVNRKDVEGKNVFQGGFLGLDNIGVFDRSKELPTGGHLNQADGTSWMGMYCLNMLAIALELAKEDSTYEDIASKFFEHFLYIADAIDGIGNADISLWNEEDGFYYDALHLPDGRQFPVKVRSMVGLIPLYAVTVLELETLQRFPGFKRRMEWFIRNRPDLKNNVACMETPGVGARRLLAIAYKTKLQRILQRMLDENEFLSDYGLRAISKHHLKDPYVLHSGEHDYCVRYEPAESTTGLFGGNSNWRGPIWFPVNYLIIESLWRFYDYFGDSLKVEYPTGSGEEMTLKEIAIALSDRLVAIFEQDPTGRRPVYGGLEIFQSDPHWRDYILFHEYFHGDNGAGIGASHQTGWTGLVAALILQNAEHRAQEQYGNI; encoded by the coding sequence GTGACTCCAGAAGAAGTAAGATTGCAGGAAGATCAGGAACGTGTTGCCTACTGGAAACGCTGGGGGCCTTATCTCAGCGATCGCCAATGGGGAACGGTGCGAGAAGATTACAGCCGCGACGGTTCTGCTTGGGATTATTTTCCTCACGATCATGCCCGATCGCGTGTTTACCGTTGGGGTGAAGATGGCATTGCTGGTATTTCTGATAGTCGGCAACGTTTGTGTTTTGCGATCGCCCTTTGGAATGGCAACGATCCCATTCTCAAAGAACGATTGTTTGGACTAACCGGCACAGAAGGTAATCACGGTGAGGATGTTAAAGAGTATTACTTTTATCTTGACAATACGCCCACCCATTCCTACATGAAATGCTTGTACAAGTATCCCCAACAAGCATTTCCCTACGCGCAACTAGTAGAAGAAAATCGACGCAGAAGCAAATTTGAGCCGGAGTTTGAGCTACTTGATACGGGGATCTTTGCTGAGAACCGTTATTTTGATGTTTTTGTCGAGTATGCCAAAGCTGCACCGGAAGATATTTTAATTCAAATTGCGATCGCTAATCGCAGTTTAGAAGCCAGCACACTCCACCTACTGCCAACACTCTGGTTTCGGAATATCTGGGCTTGGAATCCCGAAATTGAGAAACCTTTTATGAAAGTGATTAGCTCAGATTCCAACTTCAGTTTAATTGAAGCCGAGAATTCTCACCTGGGAACTCGTTGGCTTTACTGCCAAGGAGATACAGAACTTCTGTTTACCGACAACGAAACCAATTACGAACGAATATTTGGTTACAACAATGACTCACCTTATGTCAAAGATGGCATTAATGAGTATGTGGTGAATGGGAAAACAGCAGCCGTCAATTCCAAACGTATAGGCACAAAGTTTGCTTCTCACTACAAATTAACCATCAATCCAGGTGAAACTAAAGTTGTGCTATTGCGGTTGAGTGATGTGCCAACACTGACAGATCCTTTTGGCAAAGATTTTGAAACAATTTTCCAGACACGCATTGCCGAAGCTGATGAATTTTATCAGGGCATTTGTCCCTTTCCCCTATCAGAAGATGAGCGCAATATTCAGCGCCAAGCCTTCGCCGGGTTGCTATGGAGCAAGCAGTATTATAACTATGTCGTTCATGACTGGCTCAAGGGCGATCGTCAACAACCGCCACCTCCATCTGAAAGAAAGACGGGACGGAACCATGAGTGGATTTCTCTATTTAGCGAAGATATCCTCTCGATGCCAGACAAATGGGAATACCCTTGGTTTGCTGCTTGGGATCTAGCCTTTCACCTGATTCCCCTAGCTGTCATTGATCCAAATTTTGCTAAGTTGCAGCTTGACCGCTTGACACGGGAATGGTATATGCAGCCCAATGGTCAATTACCTGCCTACGAATGGGCATTTGGTGATGTTAATCCACCTGTGCAGGCGTGGGCAGCTTTGCGGGTTTATCAAATCGAGCAGAAGTCCTGCAAAAAAGCCGATCGCGCTTTTCTAGAAAAGGTCTTTCACAAGCTGTTGCTGAATTTTACTTGGTGGGTAAATCGCAAAGATGTAGAAGGTAAGAACGTCTTTCAGGGCGGGTTTTTGGGACTGGACAACATAGGGGTATTTGACCGCAGCAAGGAACTACCCACAGGCGGACATCTCAATCAAGCAGATGGTACAAGCTGGATGGGAATGTACTGTTTAAATATGCTAGCGATCGCCCTGGAACTTGCCAAAGAAGATTCTACCTACGAAGACATTGCCAGTAAGTTCTTCGAGCATTTTCTCTACATTGCCGATGCTATTGACGGCATTGGGAATGCAGATATTTCGCTGTGGAATGAAGAAGACGGCTTTTACTACGATGCCCTGCATTTACCCGATGGACGGCAATTTCCTGTCAAAGTGCGCTCAATGGTTGGGTTAATTCCCCTCTACGCTGTCACAGTCTTGGAATTAGAAACCTTACAACGTTTTCCCGGCTTCAAGCGTCGGATGGAATGGTTCATTCGCAATCGCCCAGATTTAAAAAATAATGTCGCCTGTATGGAAACACCGGGGGTAGGTGCGAGAAGGCTATTAGCGATCGCTTACAAGACAAAGTTACAACGTATTCTGCAACGGATGCTGGATGAGAATGAATTCTTGAGTGATTACGGACTTCGCGCCATCTCCAAGCATCACCTCAAAGATCCTTATGTTTTACATTCAGGCGAACATGATTACTGCGTTCGTTACGAACCCGCCGAATCTACCACAGGTTTGTTTGGTGGTAACTCTAACTGGCGTGGTCCGATTTGGTTCCCGGTAAACTACTTAATTATTGAATCATTGTGGAGGTTTTATGATTACTTCGGAGATAGCTTGAAGGTGGAATATCCCACAGGTTCCGGGGAAGAAATGACATTAAAGGAAATAGCGATCGCCCTTTCTGATCGCTTAGTGGCGATTTTTGAGCAAGATCCTACCGGTCGTCGTCCAGTATATGGCGGTCTAGAAATATTTCAATCCGATCCCCATTGGCGCGACTATATTTTATTCCACGAATACTTTCACGGAGATAACGGGGCGGGTATTGGAGCTAGTCATCAAACAGGCTGGACAGGATTAGTCGCCGCGCTAATTCTCCAAAATGCTGAACACCGAGCGCAAGAGCAGTATGGAAACATTTAG
- a CDS encoding glucose 1-dehydrogenase gives MKLKDKIALVTGSSQGIGQAIAIRLAQEGASIVINYRSHPEGAEETLSKIKSAGGQCHIVDGFTIQGDTGKVADVQRMIADSISHFGKLDILVNNAGIEKNADFWDVTEADYDAVMNVNLKGIFFATQAFVQHLLETKQPGKIINISSVHEELPFPHFAAYCASKGGLKMLTRNLAVELAPHGININNVAPGAIETPINTKLLNDPQKLGALLKNIPLGRLGQPGDVASIVAFLASSESDYVTGTTFFVDGGLLWNYQEQ, from the coding sequence ATGAAACTAAAAGATAAAATTGCACTGGTTACAGGGAGTAGTCAAGGGATAGGACAGGCGATCGCAATTCGTCTAGCACAGGAAGGAGCAAGTATTGTTATCAACTATCGCTCTCATCCAGAAGGTGCAGAAGAAACCTTGTCGAAGATAAAGTCTGCTGGTGGTCAGTGCCATATAGTAGACGGGTTTACAATTCAGGGAGATACAGGTAAGGTTGCCGATGTGCAGCGCATGATTGCAGACAGTATTTCCCACTTTGGCAAGCTAGATATTTTGGTTAACAATGCAGGAATAGAAAAAAACGCCGATTTTTGGGATGTGACTGAAGCCGATTACGATGCTGTGATGAATGTGAATCTCAAAGGAATATTCTTTGCCACACAAGCATTTGTGCAACACCTACTAGAAACAAAGCAACCTGGCAAGATTATTAATATTAGTTCTGTACACGAAGAATTACCCTTTCCGCACTTTGCTGCCTACTGTGCTAGCAAAGGTGGCTTGAAAATGCTCACCCGTAATTTAGCTGTGGAACTGGCTCCTCATGGCATTAATATTAATAATGTTGCGCCAGGGGCAATTGAAACCCCTATCAATACTAAACTTTTAAACGATCCACAGAAGTTAGGAGCGCTCCTGAAAAACATTCCCTTGGGACGATTAGGGCAACCAGGAGATGTTGCGTCTATAGTTGCATTTCTCGCATCTTCTGAATCAGATTATGTAACAGGTACAACATTTTTTGTTGACGGTGGGTTGCTCTGGAATTATCAAGAGCAATAG
- a CDS encoding heavy metal translocating P-type ATPase has protein sequence MLYPQRLGQFTREHADTVAALLCGLLLFLGWFALHLGWLGFAFLLLPAAYVIGGYESAREGLTTLFKEKELDVDLLMIVAAIGAASLGLWRREYHLIIDGAILILIFAISGALEGYAMQRTERSIRSLMSLTPDTARVLLQGREEEIPISQLKVGDEIVVKPGELIPTDGIILSGYSTLNQAAITGESLPVEKTVGAEVFAGTLNGYGALQIKVHKPAQSSLIQRVIRLVEQAQTEAPPSQEFIDRFEKGYAKIIVVAGILLATLPPFLWGWDWETTIYRALTFLVVASPCALMAAIMPTLLSGIANGARQGILFKNGAQLEKIGQVRAIAFDKTGTLTTGQLQVFQVVSVSEYTQVDVLKAAASVESSSEHPIGKAIVQAASDLNWVAAIEVQAIPGQGIVGIAQEQQIVVGNAVFVQQYVTNLPEELREIAQSWEQEGKTVVWVARGVEVMGVIAIADQVRSQAAATITRLKKLGVEQIVMLTGDNQETAHSVAKAVGIDRVYAQLLPEDKLDVIRRLQQQYQTVAMVGDGINDAPALAQASVGIAMGISGSDVALETADIVLMADKLEKIAVAIYLGRRSQLIVKQNIVVALGFILLLLVGNFLGNINLPIGVIGHEGSTVLVTLSGLRLLK, from the coding sequence ATGCTCTACCCCCAACGTTTGGGCCAATTCACTAGAGAACACGCAGATACCGTAGCCGCCCTTTTGTGTGGCTTATTGTTATTTCTTGGATGGTTCGCCTTGCATCTCGGATGGTTAGGATTCGCATTCCTGCTGCTACCTGCTGCTTATGTAATTGGTGGTTACGAAAGTGCGCGGGAAGGATTAACCACCCTCTTTAAAGAAAAGGAACTCGATGTAGATTTGCTGATGATTGTCGCCGCGATTGGTGCTGCTAGCCTCGGCTTATGGCGAAGAGAATATCATCTAATTATTGATGGAGCAATTTTGATTTTGATATTTGCCATCAGTGGCGCATTAGAAGGCTATGCAATGCAGCGAACTGAACGCAGTATCAGAAGTTTGATGAGCCTGACACCAGATACAGCAAGAGTTTTACTTCAGGGAAGGGAAGAGGAAATTCCTATCAGTCAGCTAAAAGTGGGTGATGAAATTGTTGTCAAACCTGGAGAGCTAATTCCTACTGATGGGATAATTTTATCTGGTTACAGCACCCTCAATCAAGCTGCAATCACAGGCGAGTCTTTACCTGTAGAGAAAACAGTCGGTGCAGAAGTATTTGCCGGTACACTTAACGGCTATGGTGCATTACAGATTAAAGTACACAAACCAGCCCAAAGCAGTTTGATTCAGCGTGTGATTCGCTTGGTAGAACAAGCGCAGACAGAAGCACCTCCTTCCCAAGAGTTTATCGATCGCTTTGAAAAGGGATATGCAAAAATCATTGTAGTAGCCGGAATATTGCTGGCAACTTTACCGCCATTTCTTTGGGGTTGGGATTGGGAAACAACAATTTATCGCGCTCTTACTTTTCTGGTGGTGGCTTCTCCCTGTGCGCTGATGGCTGCAATTATGCCCACCCTGCTTTCGGGAATCGCCAATGGCGCAAGACAGGGGATTTTGTTTAAAAATGGGGCGCAGTTGGAGAAGATTGGCCAAGTCCGTGCGATCGCATTTGATAAAACTGGTACTCTCACAACAGGACAGTTGCAGGTATTTCAGGTAGTTTCAGTTAGTGAATACACTCAAGTTGATGTACTAAAAGCAGCTGCTAGTGTGGAATCATCTTCTGAACATCCCATCGGTAAGGCAATTGTACAGGCGGCTAGTGATTTAAATTGGGTTGCTGCAATCGAAGTACAAGCCATACCTGGACAAGGAATTGTCGGAATTGCTCAAGAACAACAGATAGTTGTCGGAAATGCTGTTTTTGTGCAACAGTATGTCACAAATTTACCTGAAGAATTGCGAGAAATCGCTCAATCTTGGGAGCAAGAAGGTAAAACTGTCGTTTGGGTTGCACGGGGAGTAGAGGTAATGGGTGTAATTGCGATCGCAGATCAAGTCAGATCGCAAGCAGCCGCAACCATTACCCGGTTAAAAAAACTGGGAGTTGAACAAATTGTCATGTTAACTGGGGATAATCAGGAAACTGCTCACAGTGTCGCCAAAGCCGTCGGAATCGATCGGGTATATGCCCAACTTCTACCAGAAGATAAGCTCGATGTGATCCGCCGTCTACAGCAACAATATCAAACTGTGGCAATGGTGGGCGATGGAATTAATGATGCACCAGCTTTAGCACAAGCATCTGTGGGTATAGCGATGGGAATATCTGGTAGCGATGTGGCGCTGGAAACCGCAGATATAGTACTGATGGCAGACAAGTTAGAAAAAATTGCTGTAGCGATATATTTAGGTAGGCGATCGCAACTCATCGTCAAACAAAATATAGTCGTAGCGTTGGGTTTCATTCTGTTGCTTTTAGTCGGCAACTTTCTAGGAAATATTAACCTACCCATCGGCGTTATTGGCCATGAAGGTTCCACAGTGTTAGTTACCCTTAGTGGACTAAGATTGCTTAAATAA
- a CDS encoding PadR family transcriptional regulator, producing MSLANVILGLLQQQEMTGYDLKTSCFDQCIAHLWPADQAQIYRTLDKLVEQGWITCTIEIQHDRPNRKVYSVTEPGKAEFSRWLGIHQPLPTLREPLLVQLHFADQLSNETIIHLLEQQLAARSKKLAECETIDLPSLDDESANREQVMQRLVLELVIRREETYIDWLKTAINVITDQKPLPCSTTNLSSLH from the coding sequence ATGTCGCTAGCAAATGTAATTCTAGGTCTTCTTCAGCAGCAAGAAATGACGGGCTACGACCTCAAAACGAGCTGCTTTGATCAATGCATTGCCCATTTATGGCCAGCAGATCAGGCACAAATTTACAGAACTCTCGATAAGCTAGTTGAGCAAGGCTGGATTACCTGTACTATTGAGATTCAGCACGATCGCCCCAACCGCAAAGTCTATAGTGTGACGGAGCCAGGAAAAGCTGAATTTAGCCGATGGCTGGGGATTCATCAGCCCTTACCAACTCTACGAGAACCTTTGCTAGTCCAGTTGCATTTTGCAGACCAGTTGTCGAATGAAACCATCATTCATCTACTTGAGCAACAATTAGCGGCTCGAAGCAAAAAGCTGGCTGAATGTGAAACCATCGATTTGCCATCACTTGATGATGAATCTGCCAATCGCGAACAGGTGATGCAAAGGCTGGTGCTGGAGTTGGTGATCCGAAGAGAAGAGACTTATATTGATTGGTTGAAGACAGCGATCAATGTTATCACTGACCAAAAGCCATTACCTTGCTCTACTACTAATCTGTCAAGTTTACATTGA